A single Chryseobacterium sp. DNA region contains:
- the dapF gene encoding diaminopimelate epimerase: MEFYKYQGTGNDFVMVDNRDLQFPKDKKIIEKLCDRRFGIGADGLILLENDDRYDFKMVYYNSDGGESTMCGNGGRCLVAFAFFLDIFEDKCKFIAIDGEHEAEIHNGIVKLKMIDVNNISQDGNDAVLNTGSPHYVKYVEDLENFKVFAEGNGIRNSENYKEKGINVNFVEKISDHEIFVRTYERGVEDETYSCGTGVTASALTFLQKDNLTSVKVKTLGGNLKVYAEKEGDSFRNIWLEGPAKQVFKGKIDLL, encoded by the coding sequence ATGGAATTTTATAAATATCAGGGAACTGGAAATGATTTTGTAATGGTGGATAACCGCGACCTGCAGTTTCCTAAAGATAAAAAAATTATTGAAAAACTGTGCGACAGACGTTTTGGAATTGGCGCAGACGGCCTTATTTTATTAGAAAACGATGACCGCTATGATTTCAAAATGGTATACTATAATTCTGACGGTGGTGAAAGTACCATGTGCGGCAACGGAGGAAGATGTCTGGTTGCTTTTGCTTTCTTCCTGGACATTTTTGAAGACAAATGTAAGTTTATCGCTATAGACGGTGAGCATGAAGCTGAAATTCATAACGGCATTGTTAAACTAAAAATGATTGATGTAAACAACATCTCCCAGGACGGAAATGATGCTGTTCTTAACACCGGATCCCCCCATTATGTAAAATATGTAGAAGATCTGGAAAATTTCAAGGTATTTGCCGAAGGAAACGGGATCAGAAATTCTGAAAATTATAAAGAAAAAGGCATCAACGTGAACTTTGTGGAAAAAATTTCTGATCATGAAATTTTTGTAAGAACCTATGAACGAGGTGTTGAGGATGAAACTTACAGCTGCGGAACAGGAGTTACAGCTTCCGCTTTAACTTTTCTACAAAAAGATAATCTAACTTCTGTAAAAGTTAAAACTTTAGGCGGCAATCTGAAGGTTTATGCTGAAAAAGAAGGGGATTCTTTCCGGAACATTTGGCTGGAAGGCCCTGCAAAGCAGGTTTTTAAAGGTAAAATAGATCTTCTTTAA
- the mltG gene encoding endolytic transglycosylase MltG, with the protein MKKAILIIILLVFVVAGFFGLRFYNTYFGNNVEKEGYILIPHKADFKQILDSITPYIKNKESFEAVAKDKGLDKSFKAGRYHIQAGTGNTDLVNMIKAGNQTANSFRIGDFGDMYQMIGKVSKKTELDSLHFINDLDGVAREKGYKNVEDLKKYFFIDTYNFFWTVSPREFFKKFEDQYDGFWNSERKNKEQQSGLTRDQIYALASIVYKESGGKKDEMRTIAGLYLNRYKKGMKLQSDPTVIYAINKQTNFKEPIKRVFYKHLSTPSPYNTYANAGIPPGPICVVDKNSVDAVLNAENNKYIFMCADPARFGYHKFTASAEEHAVNAKAYQDWLNSKNIK; encoded by the coding sequence ATGAAAAAAGCTATTCTCATTATCATTCTGCTGGTTTTTGTAGTGGCAGGATTTTTTGGATTGAGATTTTATAATACGTATTTCGGAAATAATGTAGAAAAAGAGGGATATATATTGATTCCCCATAAAGCGGATTTTAAACAGATCCTGGATTCTATCACTCCGTATATAAAAAACAAAGAATCTTTTGAGGCGGTGGCCAAAGATAAAGGACTTGATAAAAGTTTCAAAGCCGGACGCTATCATATTCAGGCAGGTACAGGAAATACCGATCTTGTCAATATGATTAAAGCAGGCAATCAGACGGCCAACTCTTTCAGAATCGGAGATTTTGGAGATATGTACCAAATGATCGGAAAAGTATCCAAAAAAACGGAGCTTGATTCTTTACACTTTATCAATGATCTGGATGGAGTTGCGCGTGAGAAAGGCTATAAAAATGTTGAAGATTTAAAGAAATATTTCTTCATCGATACCTATAATTTTTTCTGGACGGTAAGTCCAAGAGAGTTCTTCAAAAAATTTGAAGACCAATATGATGGTTTTTGGAACAGTGAAAGAAAAAATAAGGAACAACAATCCGGTCTCACAAGAGATCAGATCTACGCACTGGCTTCTATAGTGTATAAAGAATCCGGTGGAAAAAAAGATGAAATGAGAACCATTGCAGGCTTATACCTGAACCGTTATAAGAAAGGAATGAAACTTCAGTCCGATCCTACAGTGATCTATGCCATCAATAAACAGACTAATTTTAAAGAACCTATAAAAAGAGTATTTTATAAACATTTGTCTACTCCATCTCCATACAATACCTATGCAAATGCTGGCATTCCTCCGGGACCCATCTGTGTGGTAGATAAAAACTCAGTAGATGCTGTTTTAAATGCTGAAAACAACAAGTATATATTTATGTGTGCCGACCCTGCAAGATTTGGATATCATAAGTTTACGGCAAGTGCAGAAGAGCATGCTGTCAACGCGAAAGCCTATCAGGACTGGCTTAATTCAAAAAATATAAAATAG
- a CDS encoding TonB-dependent receptor, with product MKKTEIVNIFTKKTLGLTLVLSAAAMAFAQEKAEVSGIIVNKKNQPVPYASVTFSNKANKTLSDAVLTDEKGQYQLQLVPGDYDITVEAIDYKKSILHKNITTGNIGALSIEPEATTTLDGKTQELQGVVITASAAKPYKVELDKKTYDPSQDIVSKGGSLQDVLTNVPSVSVDTDGTVSMRGSSNVKFLINGKPSSLLGIDDGANALQSIPADQIERIEVITNPSSKFEASGTSGILNIILKKSKKVGFNGSVVGTLGYFPRTALNTNLSWRKNNWTWFLNGGGGYTENRTKNNSETTYHNIAFPTIDPKTAIEDVPNVPVHQLQNSTNKTYNKNYNVSAGFVYELSEKTSINLTGLVRTFEGDGNELLDTYDSFYRYTGNPANLWALNNSFGQRDSKSVFNNLAFQGDVGLDHKFDDKGQNLSVSLSLQRNRSDNNANILETRDDVPLLEDITRRHSVSKTVIGKADYELPLGEKSKLEAGYRLDVNDNTYDNFVSSTSNNPYIADYNNNTDYREMFNAFYLQFRSKIGNFGYQLGLRDELSNVTINYANQNPDKAPIDKTKNYNNLFPSVFLSYDVSKNNQILVNYSRRIDRPRSFFMVPFPNYSNSQNIFEGNIDLNPSYVDSYEVGYNITRKKFTINPTLYYRHAKDDTKMLVYRPDESLGVFYTKPINLGNDDRYGLDLNFTYDPFAWLKIMGSLDMFGYKTTGIAYYDAKDVNGVAKTGFMDFTGNGFSTRARLNTTFKLDKTLSVQLQGFYRGAQKSANQNTQDMYALNLGASKTIWKGDGTISFNIQDIFNTRSREIFSFNDDYTRRNYMQWQPRQFSISLTYRFKQGEKIEQPKKKKDINSNAAGDDQQGGPM from the coding sequence ATGAAGAAGACAGAAATTGTCAATATTTTCACAAAAAAAACACTGGGCCTTACATTAGTCCTTTCAGCTGCAGCAATGGCTTTTGCACAGGAAAAAGCTGAAGTTTCAGGAATCATTGTCAATAAGAAGAACCAGCCTGTACCCTACGCTTCCGTAACATTTAGCAATAAGGCGAATAAAACATTAAGCGACGCTGTACTGACTGATGAAAAAGGACAGTATCAACTGCAGCTTGTTCCCGGAGATTATGATATTACAGTAGAGGCTATTGATTACAAGAAAAGCATACTCCATAAAAATATTACCACAGGAAATATTGGCGCCTTATCTATAGAACCAGAGGCGACCACTACTTTAGATGGAAAAACTCAGGAATTACAAGGCGTTGTGATTACTGCTTCAGCTGCTAAGCCTTACAAAGTAGAGCTGGATAAAAAGACGTATGATCCTTCACAGGATATTGTCAGCAAAGGAGGAAGTCTTCAGGACGTTTTAACAAATGTTCCTTCGGTTTCTGTAGATACTGATGGTACTGTTTCCATGAGAGGAAGCAGCAATGTCAAGTTTTTGATCAACGGAAAGCCATCTTCGCTTCTTGGAATAGATGATGGAGCTAATGCTTTACAAAGTATTCCAGCTGATCAGATTGAAAGAATTGAAGTGATTACCAACCCATCTTCAAAATTTGAGGCAAGCGGAACTTCCGGGATATTAAATATCATTCTTAAAAAGAGCAAGAAAGTAGGGTTTAACGGGAGTGTAGTTGGAACTTTGGGATATTTTCCAAGAACAGCTCTGAATACCAATTTAAGCTGGAGAAAAAACAACTGGACATGGTTTCTGAATGGCGGCGGCGGCTACACTGAAAACAGAACAAAGAATAATTCAGAAACTACATATCATAATATTGCTTTTCCTACAATAGATCCCAAAACAGCAATAGAAGACGTTCCTAATGTACCTGTTCATCAGCTTCAAAATTCCACCAACAAGACTTATAATAAAAATTATAACGTAAGTGCAGGTTTTGTATATGAACTTTCTGAGAAGACTTCCATCAATTTAACAGGTCTTGTAAGAACATTTGAAGGAGATGGCAATGAGCTTTTGGATACCTATGACAGCTTTTACCGTTATACCGGTAACCCGGCAAACTTATGGGCATTAAACAACTCATTTGGGCAACGAGACTCTAAAAGCGTGTTCAACAACCTTGCCTTTCAGGGAGATGTGGGATTAGACCATAAATTTGATGACAAGGGCCAGAATCTATCGGTATCATTGAGTTTACAGAGAAACAGAAGCGACAATAACGCGAATATTCTGGAAACCCGTGATGATGTCCCATTACTGGAGGATATTACCCGAAGACATTCTGTGAGTAAAACGGTTATCGGAAAAGCGGATTACGAATTACCGCTAGGTGAAAAGTCTAAGCTTGAGGCAGGATACAGATTAGATGTCAATGACAATACCTATGATAATTTTGTAAGCAGTACTTCCAATAATCCTTATATAGCGGATTATAACAACAATACAGATTACAGGGAAATGTTCAACGCTTTTTATCTTCAATTTAGAAGTAAAATCGGAAATTTCGGTTATCAGCTAGGATTAAGGGACGAGCTTTCCAATGTTACAATCAACTATGCCAATCAAAACCCTGATAAAGCCCCGATAGATAAGACTAAGAATTACAACAATTTATTTCCAAGTGTGTTCTTAAGCTACGATGTATCAAAGAACAACCAGATTTTAGTTAACTATTCCCGAAGAATAGACAGACCGAGATCTTTCTTTATGGTTCCTTTTCCGAACTACAGCAATAGCCAGAATATTTTTGAAGGAAATATTGACCTGAACCCTTCATATGTAGATTCTTATGAAGTAGGTTACAACATTACCAGAAAGAAATTTACAATCAACCCAACTCTATATTACAGACATGCAAAGGATGACACCAAAATGTTGGTCTACAGGCCTGATGAAAGTTTGGGTGTTTTCTATACAAAACCGATTAACCTTGGTAATGACGACCGCTATGGTCTAGACCTTAATTTCACCTACGATCCTTTTGCATGGCTGAAAATAATGGGTAGCCTGGATATGTTTGGATATAAAACTACAGGAATTGCCTATTATGATGCAAAAGATGTAAACGGGGTTGCAAAAACAGGTTTTATGGACTTCACAGGGAATGGATTCTCTACGAGAGCACGTCTTAACACCACATTCAAACTTGATAAAACCTTAAGTGTACAATTACAGGGATTCTATAGAGGGGCACAAAAATCGGCCAACCAAAATACCCAGGACATGTATGCCCTGAACCTTGGAGCTTCAAAAACCATCTGGAAAGGAGACGGAACAATTTCATTTAATATTCAGGATATCTTCAATACAAGAAGCAGAGAGATTTTCAGCTTTAATGACGATTATACCCGAAGAAACTATATGCAGTGGCAGCCAAGACAGTTTTCTATTTCTTTAACCTATAGATTTAAACAAGGTGAAAAAATAGAACAACCTAAAAAGAAAAAAGATATTAATTCTAATGCAGCCGGCGACGACCAACAAGGCGGCCCAATGTAA
- a CDS encoding adenylyltransferase/cytidyltransferase family protein: protein MKTQRIGITFSSFDLLHAGHIKMLEEAKTVCDYLIVGLQIDPSHDRPNKNKPSQTIVERYIQLKAVNAVDEIIPYYTEEDLLDILKSFVIDVRIIGDDYMDKDFTGKQYCEEKGIEIFYNKRDHRFSTSDLRKRIYEAEKEKASKTETVK from the coding sequence ATGAAGACACAAAGAATAGGTATTACCTTTTCCTCATTTGACCTGCTGCACGCAGGGCATATTAAAATGCTTGAGGAAGCTAAAACGGTATGCGATTATTTAATCGTTGGACTGCAGATTGATCCGTCACACGACCGTCCGAACAAAAACAAACCCAGCCAAACGATCGTTGAGCGATACATTCAGTTGAAGGCAGTAAATGCTGTAGATGAGATTATACCTTATTATACAGAAGAAGATTTACTGGACATATTAAAATCTTTTGTCATCGATGTAAGAATCATCGGGGATGATTATATGGATAAGGATTTTACAGGTAAGCAGTATTGCGAAGAAAAAGGAATAGAGATCTTTTATAACAAAAGAGATCACAGGTTTTCTACCAGTGATTTAAGAAAAAGAATTTATGAAGCGGAAAAAGAAAAGGCTTCAAAAACTGAAACTGTAAAATAA
- the pnuC gene encoding nicotinamide riboside transporter PnuC, giving the protein MNLYDLFVKPYENYTTAQILLETSGALFGTLSVYFSIKKNIWVYPTGIISTLIYVYILFNFGLLGDCLINVYYTIMSVYGWILWSKNSKDHIHVDVSWATRKEWIYAIILFILSLALVTLIYYYKPYIDNQFSMEGTYLGLYHLDWANWLDVFTTSIFLVGMWFMAKQRIENWVFWIIGDFICMPMMIFKGLGITSVQYLVFTIMAILGYLSWKKSFKEKKVQ; this is encoded by the coding sequence ATGAATTTATATGATCTTTTTGTGAAGCCGTATGAAAATTATACGACTGCACAGATTTTGCTGGAGACATCAGGAGCTCTTTTCGGAACCCTAAGTGTTTATTTTTCTATCAAAAAGAACATCTGGGTCTATCCTACCGGCATTATTTCCACTTTGATCTATGTTTATATTCTTTTTAATTTCGGGTTATTAGGAGACTGCCTGATCAATGTTTATTACACCATCATGAGTGTGTACGGATGGATTTTATGGTCAAAGAATTCTAAAGACCATATTCATGTGGATGTCAGCTGGGCCACCCGGAAAGAATGGATCTACGCCATCATTCTTTTTATCCTGAGCTTAGCGTTGGTCACCCTTATTTATTATTACAAACCGTATATTGACAACCAATTTTCTATGGAAGGAACCTATCTCGGATTATATCATCTCGATTGGGCAAACTGGCTGGATGTATTCACGACTTCTATATTTTTGGTGGGAATGTGGTTTATGGCCAAACAACGCATTGAGAACTGGGTTTTCTGGATCATCGGAGATTTTATTTGCATGCCCATGATGATTTTTAAGGGTCTTGGGATCACTTCGGTTCAATATTTGGTATTTACTATAATGGCTATCTTAGGATACCTCAGTTGGAAAAAAAGTTTTAAAGAAAAAAAAGTACAATAA
- the hemN gene encoding oxygen-independent coproporphyrinogen III oxidase has protein sequence MNSLIDKYNIPGPRYTSYPTVPYWDETTFSPEKWKKSVIRSFHESNAEEGISIYIHLPFCEALCTFCACHKRITKQHSVEVPYLESVLKEWKLYLDLFNERPKLKELHLGGGTPTFFSPENLRTLLEGIFSTVDIAEHPEFSFEGHPNNTTREHLQTLYDLGFRRVSFGVQDYDPKVQKAINRIQPFENVKNVTEWAKEIGYRGISHDLVFGLPHQNWEAMEHTIRKTMELKPDRLAFYSYAHVPWVKGVGQRGFDENDLPSGEEKRRLYEDGKKLLQDLGYIEVGMDHFSLEHDDLYQSLTHKKLHRNFMGYTSSNTQLMVGLGMSAISDSWYAFAQNVKTVEEYQKAVEEGEIPVVKGHVLNEEDLRVRRHILNLMCQLETTFNNTNSFPELENALDMLKEMENDGLVEINGHEIKITEEGRAFTRNVAMVFDLRMMRNKPETRIFSMTI, from the coding sequence ATGAACTCTTTAATAGATAAGTATAATATTCCCGGACCACGATACACCTCTTATCCTACTGTTCCTTATTGGGATGAAACAACATTCTCACCGGAAAAATGGAAAAAAAGCGTAATCAGGTCTTTTCATGAAAGCAATGCAGAGGAGGGAATTTCTATTTATATTCACCTGCCTTTCTGTGAGGCGTTATGTACGTTTTGTGCCTGCCATAAACGAATTACAAAACAACACAGTGTTGAAGTTCCTTATCTGGAAAGTGTTTTAAAAGAGTGGAAACTTTACCTTGATCTTTTTAACGAAAGGCCAAAGCTTAAAGAATTACACCTGGGCGGAGGTACTCCTACCTTTTTCTCTCCGGAGAATTTAAGGACACTGCTGGAAGGAATCTTTTCTACAGTAGATATTGCGGAACATCCGGAGTTTTCTTTCGAAGGACATCCGAATAATACAACTCGGGAACATCTTCAGACGTTATATGATCTTGGTTTCAGAAGAGTGAGCTTTGGAGTACAGGATTATGATCCTAAAGTGCAGAAAGCCATCAATAGAATTCAGCCTTTTGAGAATGTCAAAAATGTAACGGAGTGGGCGAAGGAAATCGGGTACCGAGGAATCAGCCATGATTTGGTTTTCGGACTTCCGCATCAGAATTGGGAAGCTATGGAACATACCATCAGAAAGACCATGGAATTAAAGCCGGACAGGCTGGCTTTTTATTCTTACGCACACGTCCCATGGGTGAAAGGTGTAGGTCAGAGAGGCTTTGATGAAAATGACCTGCCAAGCGGAGAAGAAAAACGCCGTTTGTATGAAGACGGTAAAAAACTGCTTCAGGACCTGGGATATATTGAAGTAGGAATGGACCACTTCTCCCTTGAACATGATGACCTGTATCAGTCTTTGACCCATAAAAAACTTCACAGGAACTTTATGGGCTATACTTCAAGCAATACCCAGCTGATGGTAGGGCTTGGAATGTCTGCAATTTCAGATTCCTGGTATGCTTTTGCCCAGAATGTAAAAACGGTGGAAGAATATCAGAAAGCAGTTGAAGAAGGTGAGATTCCTGTTGTAAAAGGGCATGTGCTGAATGAGGAAGATCTGAGGGTAAGAAGACATATTCTGAACCTGATGTGCCAGCTTGAGACAACTTTTAACAATACCAATTCATTCCCCGAACTTGAAAATGCATTGGATATGCTTAAGGAAATGGAAAATGACGGACTGGTGGAAATCAACGGCCATGAAATAAAGATTACAGAAGAGGGAAGAGCATTTACAAGAAATGTAGCCATGGTATTTGACCTGAGGATGATGAGAAATAAACCGGAAACGAGAATTTTCTCAATGACGATATAA
- a CDS encoding amino acid permease, translating into MSKIWVKKPLSAYEADMQKSELKKVLGKWSLTAIGVGAIIGGGIFVLTGTGAYYHAGPALAISFIIAGIACVFAALCYAEFASIIPVEGSAYAYAYGTVGEIFAWAMGWCLILEYAMASMAVSVSWSGYFTKFLKIFGVHLPAYLTSDPASYTGDGFSMNLPAFILVLLITALLVKGTKEAAGANNLIVLLKTAAVIFVIIAGVYIIFSNTDLYNAVDGVKNWKPFIPDQVKIKNSEGDLISAYGIKGIISGAAAIFFAYIGFDAVSTQAGEAINPKKDVPFAIIASLLICTALYICVSLVLTGMMHYTDFNPEGKYPDAIKAPVAYAFEIAGKHWASNIVTIAATVGLISVVMVMMMGQSRIFIGMAKDGLIPKFFGELHPKTRTPYKGIILLGIVVALIAAFTPISTLADMTSFGTLFAFTLVCIAVWVMRKKEPNLIRPFKVPAYKIVVALGVVINIYLIFNLSAHALELSAAWLFLGGLVYFIYGKSNSKLNNPEKYKNID; encoded by the coding sequence ATGTCTAAAATTTGGGTTAAGAAGCCGCTAAGTGCCTATGAGGCAGATATGCAGAAAAGTGAGCTGAAGAAAGTCCTTGGAAAATGGAGTTTAACAGCAATTGGAGTGGGTGCTATCATTGGTGGCGGAATCTTTGTTCTTACCGGAACCGGAGCCTATTATCACGCAGGACCGGCACTCGCAATCTCTTTTATTATAGCAGGTATAGCCTGTGTTTTCGCTGCATTATGTTATGCAGAATTCGCTTCCATTATTCCGGTGGAAGGTTCAGCGTATGCCTATGCATATGGAACGGTAGGAGAAATTTTTGCCTGGGCTATGGGCTGGTGTCTCATCCTGGAGTATGCCATGGCAAGTATGGCGGTTTCCGTGAGTTGGTCCGGATATTTCACCAAATTTTTGAAAATCTTCGGAGTGCATTTACCGGCATATCTTACTTCTGACCCTGCGAGTTATACAGGAGACGGTTTTTCGATGAATCTTCCCGCATTTATCCTTGTTTTGTTGATTACAGCATTATTGGTTAAAGGAACAAAGGAAGCAGCAGGAGCCAATAACCTTATTGTTTTATTGAAGACTGCAGCGGTCATTTTCGTAATTATAGCGGGAGTTTATATTATCTTTTCTAATACAGATCTTTACAATGCTGTGGATGGAGTTAAAAACTGGAAGCCCTTTATCCCCGATCAGGTAAAAATTAAAAACTCTGAAGGAGATCTCATCTCAGCCTATGGTATTAAAGGGATTATTTCCGGAGCAGCGGCCATCTTTTTTGCCTATATCGGTTTTGATGCTGTTTCTACTCAGGCAGGAGAAGCCATTAATCCTAAGAAAGATGTTCCTTTCGCGATTATTGCTTCATTATTGATCTGTACAGCTTTATATATCTGTGTGTCTCTTGTATTGACAGGGATGATGCATTATACAGACTTTAACCCTGAAGGAAAATATCCTGACGCGATTAAAGCACCTGTAGCTTATGCATTTGAAATTGCAGGAAAACACTGGGCCAGTAATATCGTAACAATTGCTGCAACTGTAGGATTGATTTCTGTAGTAATGGTGATGATGATGGGACAGTCAAGAATCTTCATCGGAATGGCGAAAGACGGATTGATTCCTAAATTCTTTGGTGAACTTCACCCAAAAACAAGAACTCCTTACAAAGGAATTATTCTACTGGGAATAGTAGTCGCTCTTATTGCCGCATTTACACCGATTTCAACGTTGGCAGATATGACAAGTTTCGGAACCCTATTTGCTTTTACCCTGGTTTGTATTGCAGTTTGGGTGATGAGAAAAAAAGAACCGAATCTTATCAGACCATTCAAAGTTCCTGCTTATAAAATAGTGGTTGCATTAGGAGTAGTGATCAATATTTATTTGATTTTTAACCTGAGCGCTCACGCATTAGAGCTTTCTGCAGCATGGTTGTTCTTAGGAGGATTGGTGTATTTCATTTATGGAAAATCAAACAGTAAACTGAACAATCCTGAAAAGTATAAAAACATAGATTAA
- a CDS encoding glycosyl hydrolase, whose product MKKICAIIFLSAGINAFSQQVESIETIFNDKVSIRALELYHNKVWYSGTDSKFGFVDLKDSKNQKQIRLSEDKLQFRTLAQDKTSFYAVNIESPAYFFKIDKKDLKSQIVFTDPATTAFYDALHFVNDDLAYTFSDADKDHLLKLAVYRNGKWSMLKSNTSLTEGEAAFAASNTNIASTKNYVWIATGGKASRILRLNIKNDTMEIFKTPFVQGESSQGMYSVDFNDDRFGIAVGGDYTKQEANINNIATTRDGGETWEIQASGQNAGYMTCVKIKPGSNGKEIIAVGDQHISYSSDFGKTWKKISDEKGFFVCRWVDHKTVVLAGKDRIALMKIK is encoded by the coding sequence ATGAAAAAAATATGTGCTATCATATTCCTGTCCGCAGGAATAAATGCTTTTTCCCAACAGGTGGAAAGCATCGAAACGATTTTTAATGATAAAGTAAGTATCAGGGCACTGGAGTTGTACCACAATAAGGTCTGGTACAGCGGGACAGATTCCAAGTTTGGATTTGTTGATTTAAAAGATTCCAAGAATCAGAAGCAGATCAGATTATCAGAAGACAAGCTTCAGTTCAGAACTCTGGCTCAGGATAAAACTTCATTTTATGCGGTTAATATTGAAAGCCCCGCTTATTTCTTTAAAATTGATAAAAAAGATCTGAAATCGCAGATTGTTTTTACGGACCCTGCAACAACAGCCTTCTATGATGCGCTGCATTTTGTAAATGATGACCTTGCCTACACCTTCAGTGATGCAGACAAAGACCATCTGTTGAAGCTGGCCGTCTATAGAAACGGAAAATGGAGTATGCTGAAAAGCAATACGAGCCTTACTGAAGGAGAAGCTGCTTTTGCAGCCAGTAATACCAATATAGCTTCTACTAAAAACTATGTATGGATAGCAACAGGTGGGAAGGCTTCAAGAATTCTGAGGCTGAATATAAAGAATGATACCATGGAGATTTTTAAAACCCCGTTTGTCCAGGGTGAATCTTCACAGGGAATGTATTCTGTAGATTTCAATGATGACCGGTTTGGAATTGCAGTGGGGGGAGATTATACAAAACAGGAAGCTAATATCAACAATATAGCGACCACCCGGGACGGCGGTGAAACCTGGGAAATTCAGGCGTCTGGACAGAATGCCGGATATATGACCTGCGTGAAAATTAAACCGGGGTCCAACGGAAAAGAGATCATTGCCGTGGGTGATCAGCATATCAGTTACTCATCGGATTTTGGAAAAACATGGAAGAAGATTTCAGACGAAAAAGGATTTTTTGTTTGCCGCTGGGTAGACCATAAGACGGTAGTATTGGCGGGAAAAGACAGAATTGCCCTGATGAAAATAAAATGA
- a CDS encoding methyltransferase domain-containing protein produces the protein MAWNPEVYDQFKEERSAPFFDLLKLVESKSGLSVIDLGCGTGELTSKLLDYLEDSKVLGIDSSGEMLEKAAHFKTSRLTFEKRSIEEQLHLGDTYDLVISNAAVQWCENHKELFPRMISKIKAGGQLAVQIPSNHEYTVHQLLRKIAGTEPYKTAYNSWERAYTVLKIEDYAGILFDNKGREITVYEKVFPHVLENAEAVFTWASGTAMLPYIERLPDDMKQQFKNDYKTELQNIFPESPVFYPFKRTFISAKF, from the coding sequence ATGGCTTGGAATCCTGAAGTATATGACCAGTTTAAAGAAGAGCGTTCGGCTCCCTTTTTTGATTTGCTGAAACTGGTTGAATCAAAATCCGGTCTGTCCGTTATAGATTTGGGGTGTGGAACCGGCGAGCTTACTTCTAAGCTTTTAGATTATCTTGAAGATTCTAAAGTCTTAGGAATAGATTCATCCGGAGAGATGCTTGAAAAAGCGGCTCATTTTAAAACGAGCAGGCTGACCTTTGAGAAAAGAAGTATCGAAGAACAGCTTCATCTGGGGGATACCTATGATCTGGTGATTTCCAATGCGGCCGTTCAATGGTGTGAGAACCATAAAGAACTTTTCCCAAGGATGATCAGCAAAATTAAAGCAGGTGGACAGCTAGCGGTACAGATTCCGTCGAATCACGAGTACACAGTACATCAGCTGCTCAGGAAGATTGCAGGAACAGAACCGTATAAAACAGCATATAACTCCTGGGAAAGGGCTTATACTGTCTTGAAAATAGAAGACTACGCAGGAATATTATTTGACAATAAAGGGAGGGAAATTACCGTTTATGAAAAAGTATTCCCGCATGTCCTTGAAAATGCTGAAGCCGTATTTACGTGGGCTTCGGGAACAGCTATGCTTCCTTATATCGAAAGGCTTCCTGATGATATGAAACAACAATTTAAAAACGATTATAAAACAGAATTACAAAACATCTTCCCTGAATCACCGGTTTTTTATCCATTTAAAAGAACATTTATTTCAGCGAAGTTTTAA